One genomic segment of Pseudonocardia sp. T1-2H includes these proteins:
- a CDS encoding SDR family NAD(P)-dependent oxidoreductase has protein sequence MDLQLSGKNVLVTGSGQGLGQALGLGFAREGANVAFHYNSSAEGAQKAAAEASELGVKAIAVGGDLRDAAAVASIVERTETELGPIDVLVNNSAVTKKQRFLESTPEDWAPQVDVTVTGTLQITHAVAKLMAERKSGSIVNLMGDSGRVGESGLLVTATARSTTVGLTRSLAKELARFGIRANAVSLALVRTDNFDAHAGTPEAEQMKKILAQYPLRRVGHPDDITPMVLLLASPLSAWTTGQVVSVNGGYAMP, from the coding sequence ATGGATCTTCAGCTGTCGGGCAAGAACGTTCTGGTGACCGGGTCGGGCCAAGGCCTCGGCCAGGCGCTGGGGCTGGGCTTCGCCCGTGAGGGCGCGAACGTCGCGTTCCACTACAACTCCTCCGCCGAGGGGGCCCAGAAGGCGGCCGCCGAGGCCTCCGAGCTGGGCGTCAAGGCGATCGCGGTGGGTGGCGACCTGCGGGACGCGGCCGCCGTCGCGTCCATCGTGGAGCGCACCGAGACCGAGCTCGGGCCGATCGACGTCCTGGTCAACAACTCCGCGGTCACCAAGAAGCAGCGCTTCCTGGAGTCCACGCCCGAGGACTGGGCGCCGCAGGTCGACGTCACCGTCACCGGCACCCTGCAGATCACCCACGCCGTCGCGAAGCTGATGGCCGAGCGCAAGTCCGGCTCGATCGTCAACCTGATGGGCGACTCGGGCCGGGTCGGCGAGTCCGGCCTGCTGGTCACCGCCACCGCGCGCTCGACGACGGTGGGCCTGACCCGCTCGCTGGCCAAGGAGCTCGCCCGGTTCGGCATCCGCGCCAACGCCGTGTCCCTCGCCCTGGTGCGCACGGACAACTTCGACGCGCACGCCGGGACGCCCGAGGCGGAGCAGATGAAGAAGATCCTCGCCCAGTACCCGCTGCGCCGGGTCGGGCACCCGGACGACATCACCCCGATGGTGCTGCTGCTGGCCTCCCCGCTGTCGGCCTGGACCACCGGTCAGGTGGTCTCGGTCAACGGCGGGTACGCGATGCCATGA
- a CDS encoding enoyl-CoA hydratase, whose translation MIETSAHGRVTVITLDRPEKRNALNVALCHRLREAVTGAVDGGTRAIVLTGAGTSFCSGADLGEVYTADFRDALYAMLHAVTDAPVPVVAAVNGPAIGAGTQLAIAADLRVAAPGAVFGVPTAKIGLAVDPWTIRRLALLAGNGVARAVLLACDQLDADAARSCGLVERTGSLDDAIEWAGGMSALAPLTVAYSKQVLNEVFEPELDEKALDTAFEACWASDDFAEGRRARTEKRPPVFEGR comes from the coding sequence GTGATCGAGACCAGTGCGCACGGCCGCGTCACGGTGATCACCCTCGACCGGCCGGAGAAGCGCAACGCGCTGAACGTGGCGCTGTGCCACCGGCTCCGTGAGGCCGTCACCGGCGCGGTCGACGGCGGGACCCGGGCGATCGTGCTCACCGGCGCCGGCACCAGCTTCTGCTCCGGCGCCGACCTCGGCGAGGTCTACACCGCGGACTTCCGCGACGCCCTCTACGCGATGCTGCACGCCGTCACCGACGCGCCGGTCCCGGTGGTCGCGGCCGTCAACGGGCCGGCGATCGGCGCGGGCACCCAGCTCGCGATCGCCGCGGATCTGCGGGTCGCCGCACCCGGAGCCGTCTTCGGCGTGCCCACCGCGAAGATCGGCCTGGCGGTGGACCCGTGGACGATCCGACGGCTGGCGTTGCTCGCCGGCAACGGCGTCGCCCGTGCGGTCCTGCTCGCCTGCGACCAGCTCGACGCCGACGCGGCGCGGAGCTGCGGGCTCGTCGAGCGCACCGGTTCGCTCGACGACGCGATCGAGTGGGCGGGCGGGATGTCGGCGCTCGCGCCGCTTACCGTCGCCTACTCCAAGCAGGTGCTCAACGAGGTGTTCGAGCCCGAGCTCGACGAGAAGGCGCTCGACACGGCGTTCGAGGCCTGCTGGGCCAGCGACGACTTCGCCGAGGGCCGCCGCGCCCGCACCGAGAAGCGCCCACCCGTGTTCGAGGGGAGATGA
- a CDS encoding MBL fold metallo-hydrolase: MKIGDIEILPVLDGTGREVATEVLTRPGVPDAWSCHAEHLDADGVLSMPLGGFLVRTGDRTVLVDAGVGTIDNGKYAGGGFLDSLREYGIGPEDVTDVVFTHLHFDHVGWATKKGQVVFPNATYRVHAADWAHFVESADAEPGAVRKLSPLVPQLETFDAEVTLAPGLTARPAPGHTPGSTVYVVSDGDERALLLGDVVHSVVELAERDWEAVFDVDPVAASAVRNALADEVADSADLVVGAHFPGLRFGRVVTASGNRTFRAV; this comes from the coding sequence ATGAAGATCGGCGACATCGAGATCCTGCCCGTCCTCGACGGCACGGGCCGCGAGGTGGCCACCGAGGTCCTCACCCGGCCCGGGGTGCCCGACGCGTGGTCCTGCCACGCCGAGCACCTCGACGCCGACGGCGTCCTGAGCATGCCGCTCGGCGGGTTCCTGGTCCGCACCGGGGACCGCACCGTGCTCGTCGACGCCGGGGTCGGGACGATCGACAACGGGAAGTACGCGGGCGGCGGTTTCCTGGACTCGTTGCGCGAGTACGGGATCGGGCCGGAGGACGTCACCGACGTCGTCTTCACGCACCTGCACTTCGACCACGTCGGCTGGGCCACGAAGAAGGGCCAGGTCGTGTTCCCGAACGCGACCTATCGGGTGCACGCCGCGGACTGGGCGCACTTCGTCGAGTCCGCCGACGCCGAGCCGGGCGCCGTGCGCAAGCTCAGCCCGCTGGTCCCGCAGCTGGAGACCTTCGACGCCGAGGTCACCCTCGCGCCGGGCCTGACCGCCCGTCCCGCCCCCGGGCACACCCCGGGGTCCACGGTCTACGTGGTCTCCGACGGCGACGAGCGCGCGCTGCTGCTCGGCGACGTCGTGCACTCCGTGGTCGAGCTGGCCGAGCGGGACTGGGAGGCGGTGTTCGACGTCGACCCGGTCGCGGCGAGTGCCGTGCGCAACGCGCTGGCCGACGAGGTCGCGGACTCGGCCGACCTCGTGGTCGGCGCCCACTTCCCCGGCCTGCGTTTCGGCCGCGTCGTCACCGCGTCCGGCAACCGCACCTTCCGAGCCGTCTGA
- a CDS encoding zinc-binding dehydrogenase, translated as MTAGTEVSTVDTQAYPHEVRAAVLRAVGEPMAVETIRLRAVGPGDVRVRIEQTGVCHSDLSLARGVLAQPLPAVLGHEACGTVVEVGEQVSDVAPGQRVILLWITACGECFHCTHDEPHLCATGSSRAGEPYAVTGAGEPVYPGLTVGSFAEQTVVPRGAVVPVPDDIETADAALLGCAVTTGVGAVTSTAHVTADSSVLVIGLGGVGLSVIQGARLAGASTIIAVDRNTDKAAMATAAGATHFLPADDDTRKAVRGLTGKRGADFAFDCVGSARTIRDMWGMTRRGGSATVVGIGGKDDTVSFSALELFHFARTLRGCVAGSLDAAADMPRFFDWVRSGDLDLRQLVTGSGSLTDVDAALDELAAGRGIRTILRPAGGAR; from the coding sequence ATGACGGCCGGTACCGAGGTGTCCACCGTGGACACGCAGGCGTATCCGCACGAGGTGCGGGCGGCCGTGCTTCGCGCGGTCGGCGAGCCGATGGCCGTCGAGACCATCCGGCTCAGGGCGGTCGGCCCCGGCGACGTCCGGGTCCGGATCGAGCAGACCGGCGTCTGCCACTCGGACCTGTCGCTCGCCCGCGGTGTGCTCGCCCAGCCGCTGCCCGCCGTGCTCGGCCACGAGGCCTGCGGCACGGTTGTCGAGGTGGGCGAGCAGGTCTCGGACGTGGCGCCCGGGCAGCGGGTGATCCTGTTGTGGATCACCGCGTGTGGGGAGTGCTTCCACTGCACCCACGACGAGCCGCACCTGTGCGCCACCGGCTCGTCGCGGGCCGGTGAGCCCTACGCGGTCACCGGCGCCGGCGAGCCCGTCTACCCGGGCCTGACGGTCGGCTCGTTCGCCGAGCAGACCGTCGTGCCGCGCGGGGCCGTCGTGCCGGTGCCCGACGACATCGAGACCGCCGACGCCGCCCTGCTCGGCTGCGCGGTCACCACCGGGGTCGGTGCGGTGACCAGCACCGCGCACGTCACCGCGGACTCGTCGGTGCTGGTCATCGGCCTCGGCGGGGTCGGCCTGTCGGTGATCCAGGGCGCCCGGCTCGCCGGCGCGTCGACGATCATCGCGGTGGACCGCAACACGGACAAGGCCGCCATGGCGACCGCCGCCGGCGCCACCCACTTCCTCCCCGCCGACGACGACACCAGGAAGGCCGTCCGCGGTCTCACCGGGAAGCGCGGCGCGGACTTCGCGTTCGACTGCGTCGGCTCGGCGCGCACGATCCGCGACATGTGGGGGATGACCCGGCGCGGCGGATCGGCCACCGTGGTCGGCATCGGCGGCAAGGACGACACGGTGTCCTTCAGCGCCCTGGAGCTGTTCCACTTCGCCCGCACCCTGCGCGGCTGTGTCGCCGGCTCGCTCGACGCCGCCGCGGACATGCCGCGCTTCTTCGACTGGGTCCGCTCCGGCGACCTCGATCTCCGGCAGCTCGTCACCGGCTCGGGTTCGCTGACCGACGTCGACGCCGCGCTCGACGAGCTCGCCGCCGGCCGAGGCATCCGCACGATCCTGCGACCGGCCGGAGGCGCCCGATGA
- a CDS encoding xanthine dehydrogenase family protein molybdopterin-binding subunit, whose protein sequence is MSGDANGTGSLGRSVRRKEDRRLVTGHGRYVTDLELPRMRHVAFLRSPYGHARITGVNVAAAREAGYRVFTGADFADVVLRAQSALPSYVETDQPVLAHGKVRFAGETVAAVVAADRYRAEDGLELVEVDYEPLPPTVCAWEAPREPVHAEAPDNVLLERTFDAGSVEDAFATAALVVERELITNRHAGNPMECRAGVALWDASDRKLTFWNGTQVPHIVRNMIAELMDLPEGNVRVIAPDVGGGFGVKAVLYPEDVALCLMARAMPGVPLKWVEDRAEHLLAATHARDHRYLMKAGFAEDGTLLAVEADVSCNVGAYSVYPWTAGIEPLMAGGLLSGPYRLDNYRCTVRGVATNTAPSGPYRGVARPASVFAMETVLDDAAARLGISGVAIRRKNLIRPEDIPYKMPSRLVDDSGHYDECLTKALDALGYDEFRAEQERRLGTDEPPIGIGFACYNELTGLGRAASAGPRMPFRTGHDACTVRMNPDGRVTVFSGVTSQGQGLETTIAQIVADGIGVAYDDVDVRIGDTDESLWGFGAFSSRQAVIGGGAAHRTAEAVKEKVLLLAAGLLEANVADLRIEAGQISVVGELKPRISVAEVARVAYLQSNRLPEGIEPGLEATKFYDPIRGAFAAGAQVAAIEVDRVTGELRILKYVCVEDAGRAMHPQIVDGQIAGSIAQGLGGAMYEHLVYDEAGNLSTGTLLDYLMPTSAEVPDMVIGHVSQPANNPLGVRGVGEGGTLGPNAVLAGALSDALGIRIDTLPITPASVWKELQ, encoded by the coding sequence ATGAGCGGCGACGCGAACGGCACCGGCAGCCTCGGCCGCAGCGTGCGGCGCAAGGAGGACCGCCGCCTCGTCACCGGGCACGGGCGCTACGTGACCGACCTGGAGCTGCCGCGGATGCGGCACGTCGCGTTCCTGCGCAGCCCCTACGGGCACGCGCGGATCACCGGCGTGAACGTCGCCGCGGCCCGCGAGGCCGGGTACCGGGTCTTCACCGGCGCGGACTTCGCCGACGTGGTGCTGCGCGCGCAGTCCGCGCTGCCGTCCTACGTCGAGACCGACCAGCCGGTGCTGGCGCACGGGAAGGTCCGCTTCGCGGGGGAGACGGTCGCGGCCGTCGTCGCTGCGGACCGCTACCGCGCGGAGGACGGCCTGGAGCTCGTCGAGGTCGACTACGAGCCGCTGCCGCCGACGGTCTGCGCGTGGGAGGCCCCGCGCGAGCCCGTCCACGCGGAGGCGCCGGACAACGTGCTGCTGGAGCGCACGTTCGACGCCGGCTCGGTGGAGGACGCGTTCGCGACCGCCGCGCTCGTCGTCGAGCGGGAGCTGATCACCAACCGGCACGCGGGCAACCCGATGGAGTGCCGCGCCGGGGTCGCCCTGTGGGACGCCTCGGACCGGAAGCTGACGTTCTGGAACGGCACGCAGGTACCCCACATCGTCCGGAACATGATCGCCGAGCTGATGGACCTGCCCGAGGGCAACGTCCGCGTGATCGCCCCGGACGTGGGCGGCGGGTTCGGTGTCAAGGCCGTGCTCTACCCGGAGGACGTCGCGCTGTGCCTGATGGCGCGGGCGATGCCGGGCGTCCCACTCAAGTGGGTGGAGGACCGGGCGGAGCACCTGCTGGCGGCCACCCACGCGCGCGACCACCGGTACCTGATGAAGGCCGGGTTCGCCGAGGACGGCACGCTGCTCGCCGTCGAGGCGGACGTGAGCTGCAACGTCGGGGCCTACTCGGTCTACCCCTGGACGGCGGGCATCGAGCCGCTGATGGCGGGCGGGCTGCTGTCCGGGCCCTACCGGCTCGACAACTACCGCTGCACGGTCCGGGGCGTCGCCACCAACACGGCGCCGTCCGGCCCGTACCGCGGGGTCGCCCGCCCGGCCAGCGTCTTCGCGATGGAGACGGTCCTCGACGACGCCGCCGCGCGGCTGGGCATCTCGGGCGTGGCCATCCGCCGGAAGAACCTGATCCGCCCCGAGGACATCCCCTACAAGATGCCGTCGCGGCTGGTCGACGACTCCGGCCACTACGACGAGTGCCTGACCAAGGCCCTCGACGCACTCGGCTACGACGAGTTCCGCGCCGAGCAGGAGCGCCGCCTGGGCACCGACGAACCGCCCATCGGCATCGGGTTCGCCTGCTACAACGAGCTCACCGGGCTCGGCCGCGCGGCGAGCGCCGGGCCGCGGATGCCGTTCCGCACCGGCCACGACGCGTGCACCGTGCGGATGAACCCGGACGGGCGGGTCACCGTGTTCTCCGGCGTCACGTCCCAGGGCCAGGGCCTGGAGACGACGATCGCGCAGATCGTCGCGGACGGGATCGGTGTCGCCTACGACGACGTCGACGTCCGCATCGGCGACACCGACGAGTCGCTCTGGGGTTTCGGGGCGTTCTCCTCGCGCCAGGCCGTGATCGGCGGCGGTGCCGCGCACCGCACCGCGGAGGCGGTGAAGGAGAAGGTGCTGCTGCTCGCGGCGGGGCTGCTCGAGGCGAACGTCGCCGACCTGCGCATCGAGGCCGGCCAGATCTCCGTCGTCGGCGAGCTCAAGCCCCGCATCTCCGTGGCCGAGGTGGCCCGGGTCGCCTACCTGCAGTCCAACCGGCTGCCGGAGGGCATCGAGCCGGGCCTGGAGGCCACGAAGTTCTACGACCCGATCCGCGGTGCGTTCGCCGCCGGGGCACAGGTCGCCGCGATCGAGGTCGACCGGGTCACCGGCGAGCTGCGGATCCTGAAGTACGTCTGCGTCGAGGACGCCGGACGGGCGATGCACCCGCAGATCGTCGACGGGCAGATCGCCGGGTCGATCGCGCAGGGTCTCGGCGGCGCGATGTACGAGCACCTCGTCTACGACGAGGCAGGGAACCTCTCCACGGGGACCCTGCTCGACTACCTGATGCCCACCAGCGCCGAGGTGCCCGACATGGTCATCGGGCATGTCTCGCAGCCCGCGAACAACCCGCTCGGGGTCCGCGGGGTGGGGGAGGGCGGCACGCTCGGCCCCAACGCCGTGCTGGCCGGCGCGCTGTCCGACGCGCTCGGCATCCGGATCGACACCCTGCCGATCACCCCGGCGAGCGTCTGGAAGGAGCTGCAGTGA